CCCTGAACGCCGCGGTGAAGGCCGCCGTGGAGTCGTACGTCACGGGGCAGCAGCCGAAGTACGCCTTCTCCGACGCGACAAGCTCCGGGGCCAAGGCGGACTTCAACGTCGGCTTCAAGGACGGCGCGATCCTGCCCTCCCCCACGGCCACCTTCAGCGCGATTCCGCAGGACATGGCGACGCCCCTGGTGTCCGCCATCTACGTCATGCAGGCGAAGAGCTCGCAGACGAGCGGTGGCAACACCCTGATGAGCATCACCCTGGCGTTCTCCACGGTGACGAAGGACGGCAAGGAAGTGAAGACGGAGATCGTCGCCAGCGAGGCCGAGGGCAAGACGCCCGGTCGCCCCAGGCTGAGCATCACGCCGGACGCCGGCTCCTTCCCTTCGGTGTACTGGTCGGCGCAGGGGGTGATTCCCGGCGCGCTCCAGAGCACGGACTTCCTGCCCAGCGACGGCGGCGAGCTCTTCAAGCGCGTGCTGGCGGACGCGGTCGGCTACCACTACTTCCCCCTCTTCGGCCACGAGCTGTCGGAGCGCTACACGCTCATTTCGGATGGCGGACTGAAGGAAGGCGCGGACGCGGCGAAGGCGGGCAACTGGGATGCCGCCATCACGTCATGGGAGAAGGCGTCCGGCTCTGACGCCAAGGCCCACTACAATCTGGCGGTCGCGTACATGGCCAAGGGTGACGACGCCAAGGCCCAGGAGTCGCTGTCCAAGGTCTCGGATGTGCCCCAGGCGCAGGACCTGGCCAACGCGATGAAGACGCGCGCGGCCTACAAGAAGATCATCGACGCCCAGCCGTAACCTCCGGTGTCCCCGCGGAGGCGTTCAGGGGGCTCCTCGCATGAGGGGCCCCTCCCCGCGGACCTCAGTCCGCCAGCGGCATGCCGAAGTCCGGCTGGCCGCGCTCGCCGGACACCCAGCGATACACCTCCAGCACCTGCTCCGCCTTCGCCTTCCACGTGAAGTGCTTGAGGATGCGCGCCCGTGCGCGCTCGCCCATGGGGCCAATCACGGACGGATCCGCGACCAGCTTCTCCAGGACTCCGCGCACGCGCTCGACAATCTCCTGCGGCGTGCCCATGGGGATGGCGAAGCCCGTGGACGGACTGACGATCTCTCCCGGACCGCCGTAGTCCATCACGATGGGCACCAACCCCAGCGCCATCGCCTCCGCCACCACCGCGCCGCCGAACTCGCGCACGCTCGGGAAACCGAAGATGTGGTTCTTCGACAGGCGGCCCTGCAGCTCCTGGTGCTTCACCCAGCCCGCGAACGTCACGCCGTTCTCCAGGCCGCCCCTCGCCACCTGCGCGCGCAGGTTCTGCATCTCCGCGCCGTCGCCGATGAGCTCCACCTGCAGCTTGCCCTCGCGCACCAGCGGCGCCGCCGCGTCGATGAGCATCGCCATGCCCTTGTACGGCACGAAGCGACCCACGAACGCCACCCGCAGCGGCTCGCCCGGCTTCGGCGGCTCCGCCTTCGACGCGCCGAACCGCCGCACGTCGATGGCGTTCTCCGGGATGTAGACGACCTTGTCCTGGTACTCCCGCGACAGCTGCGCCCGCGTCGCCCGCGAGCCCATCATCAGCGCCGCCGCGTTCTGCCGCGTCGACTTGTAGAAGGGCATCAGCTTGTAGACGTCCCGGATGTAGCTCAGCCACTCGCGCTCACGCACGCGCGCGTCGCCGAAGCCCTTGGGCCACGGCAGGCCGCCGTTCATGGGGCCCATGATGAAGGGCACCCCGGCGTCCGCGCACCGCGCCGCCAACGTGCTGGGCGTCGTGGGGCTGATGGGCGTGTAGCGGTGCACCACGTCGAATTCCTTCGCGCGGATGCGGTCCCCGAAGCGCCGCCAGAGCAGCTCCTCGAAGTAGTAGTACGGCAACACGCTCAGCGCCGTGGCCGTCGTCCACCCCACGCCCGCCTTGCCGCGCAGCAGCTCGCCCACCTTGTCCAGCGGACGCTCCACCGGCGTGGAGTCCAGGGCCGTGAAGTCCTTCCCCTCCACCAGCCCCTGCTTGAGGATGTTCTCGCGGTTGCGGACCTGGGTGACCAGGTGCACATCCGCCACCTCGGCGAGCGCCCTTGCCAGGGACCAGCCTTCCAGGGGGACGCTCACCCAGTCTGGGTTGCACAGCTCAGCAATCAGGAGGACGCGGGGTCGGGTGCCAGCCATACGCCTTCGCATCTATCCCAACCCGGGCCCGGGATATAGCCTCCCCCTCGCTCGAATGGCCTTCAAACCCTCGCCCGCCGCCTGGCTCCAGTACATCGTCATGGTCGTGGGCCTGGGCGCCGTCACCCTGGGTGCGGCCGCCGTGGGTAACGGGGACCCCATTGTCACCATGGCGCCCGTGCTGGCGCTCACGGTGGGGTGGGTCATCCTCAAGGTGCCGCTGCGCTACCTGGCCATCACGGTGCTCTACCTGGTGCTCGCGGTGGACTACACACCCGAGCGCCCCCAGTCGATGTTCTGGCCGTCGCCGCTCTTCCCCCTGGGGAAGCTGCTCTTCACGCAGATGCACGAGCTGGTGGGCATTGGCGCCCTGCGCTTCCCGCTCATCGACGGGCTCATCATCGGCTCCATCGTCATCGGCATCGTCCGGCGGGCCACGAAGTCCAAGATTGATCCGCCGGTGGTGCCCATCCCCCGGCCGCTGGCGGTGGTGCTGGCGATTTCGTTCTTCTCCATCATGTGGATGGAGGTGTGGGGCATCGCGCGGGGCGGGGACATCAAGAACTCGCTCTGGCAGTGGCACCAGGCGGCGGTGCTCCCGCTGGTGGGGATGATGTACCACTACAGCCTGCGCGGGCCGGAGGACTGGCCCCTGGTGGCGAAGACCATCATCGCGGCGGCGCTCACCAAGTCCGCGGTGAGCACCTACTTCGCGCTCGCCATCGTGCCCGCACAGCACCTGGAGGTGGAGTACACGACCTGCCACTCGGACTCGATGACGTTCATCTTCGCCATCAGCGTGTGCATCATGCGCTGGCTGGAGCGGCCCAGGTCCGGCCACGCCATCCGAGGCATCCTCATCATCATCCTGGTGTTCATCGGGATGTTCTTCAACGACCGCCGGCTCGCGTACGTGAGCCTCGTGGGCGGGCTGGCCGCGGCGTACCTCTTCAACCCGTGGACGCCGCTGAAGAAGTTCATCACGCGCGGGCTCATCGCGTGCTCGCCGTTGTTGATTGTGTACTTCCTGGCCGGGTGGAGCTCCAGCAGCAGCATCTTCAAGCCGGTGGCGACCTTCCGCTCCATCATCGAGGGTCAGCACGCCGAAGGAGAGCTGGACTACCGCGACATCGAGAACCTCAACCTCATC
This DNA window, taken from Corallococcus exiguus, encodes the following:
- the epsH gene encoding exopolysaccharide biosynthesis glycosyltransferase EpsH; its protein translation is MAGTRPRVLLIAELCNPDWVSVPLEGWSLARALAEVADVHLVTQVRNRENILKQGLVEGKDFTALDSTPVERPLDKVGELLRGKAGVGWTTATALSVLPYYYFEELLWRRFGDRIRAKEFDVVHRYTPISPTTPSTLAARCADAGVPFIMGPMNGGLPWPKGFGDARVREREWLSYIRDVYKLMPFYKSTRQNAAALMMGSRATRAQLSREYQDKVVYIPENAIDVRRFGASKAEPPKPGEPLRVAFVGRFVPYKGMAMLIDAAAPLVREGKLQVELIGDGAEMQNLRAQVARGGLENGVTFAGWVKHQELQGRLSKNHIFGFPSVREFGGAVVAEAMALGLVPIVMDYGGPGEIVSPSTGFAIPMGTPQEIVERVRGVLEKLVADPSVIGPMGERARARILKHFTWKAKAEQVLEVYRWVSGERGQPDFGMPLAD
- a CDS encoding tetratricopeptide repeat protein — protein: MDLKRQQSPFYELKSSAPGLSLVSVDTTNVDNSSGMDAATLNAAVKAAVESYVTGQQPKYAFSDATSSGAKADFNVGFKDGAILPSPTATFSAIPQDMATPLVSAIYVMQAKSSQTSGGNTLMSITLAFSTVTKDGKEVKTEIVASEAEGKTPGRPRLSITPDAGSFPSVYWSAQGVIPGALQSTDFLPSDGGELFKRVLADAVGYHYFPLFGHELSERYTLISDGGLKEGADAAKAGNWDAAITSWEKASGSDAKAHYNLAVAYMAKGDDAKAQESLSKVSDVPQAQDLANAMKTRAAYKKIIDAQP
- the wzy gene encoding exopolysaccharide repeat unit polymerase; its protein translation is MAFKPSPAAWLQYIVMVVGLGAVTLGAAAVGNGDPIVTMAPVLALTVGWVILKVPLRYLAITVLYLVLAVDYTPERPQSMFWPSPLFPLGKLLFTQMHELVGIGALRFPLIDGLIIGSIVIGIVRRATKSKIDPPVVPIPRPLAVVLAISFFSIMWMEVWGIARGGDIKNSLWQWHQAAVLPLVGMMYHYSLRGPEDWPLVAKTIIAAALTKSAVSTYFALAIVPAQHLEVEYTTCHSDSMTFIFAISVCIMRWLERPRSGHAIRGILIIILVFIGMFFNDRRLAYVSLVGGLAAAYLFNPWTPLKKFITRGLIACSPLLIVYFLAGWSSSSSIFKPVATFRSIIEGQHAEGELDYRDIENLNLIATWNTNPVFGTGYGHEFLEPYPLPNIAFVFPTYRFHPHNSLLGLLAFGGWFGFTGVWMYLVVTVYLAARSYHRAYAAEHRTACLVIVGVVASYLNQVFGDMGIISYICTFQVAVCSVLAGKLAMVTGAWPWPQREKVLGLTRAAPDEAPPTGATAA